One window of Bacteroides sp. AN502(2024) genomic DNA carries:
- the epsC gene encoding serine O-acetyltransferase EpsC, with product MSPLNFTHILTQAVDELSESESYKGLFHQHKDGEPLPSAKVLHEIIELSRSILFPGYYGNSTINSRTINYHIGVNIEKLFDLLCEQILSGLCFSASIEGTCNTCSDSKREEAAHLAAKFISKLPAMRKILATDVEAAYNGDPAAESYGEVIFCYPAIKAISNYRIAHELLELGVPLIPRIITEMAHSETGIDIHPAAKIGTHFTIDHGTGVVIGATSIIGNNVKLYQGVTLGAKSFPLDADGKPIKGIPRHPILEDNVIVYSNATILGRITIGRDATVGGNIWVTENVPAGSKIVQTKAKK from the coding sequence ATGAGTCCACTGAACTTCACCCACATTTTGACACAGGCAGTCGATGAGCTATCGGAAAGCGAATCTTATAAAGGACTGTTTCATCAACACAAAGATGGCGAACCACTGCCCTCTGCCAAAGTTTTGCATGAAATCATTGAGCTTTCACGCTCCATTCTTTTCCCCGGATATTATGGAAATTCTACTATCAACAGCCGGACCATCAATTATCACATCGGTGTAAACATTGAAAAATTGTTTGATTTACTTTGTGAGCAAATCCTGTCCGGATTATGTTTTAGTGCTTCCATAGAGGGGACATGCAATACCTGCTCCGACTCGAAACGGGAAGAAGCTGCACACCTTGCCGCTAAATTCATCAGTAAGTTACCCGCCATGAGGAAGATACTGGCAACGGATGTGGAAGCCGCCTACAACGGTGACCCGGCTGCCGAAAGCTATGGAGAAGTCATATTCTGTTATCCGGCCATTAAAGCGATCAGCAATTACCGCATCGCGCATGAATTGCTGGAGCTGGGTGTTCCTCTGATTCCCCGTATCATCACAGAGATGGCGCATAGCGAAACGGGAATCGATATCCATCCGGCCGCAAAGATTGGCACCCACTTCACCATCGACCATGGTACGGGTGTGGTAATCGGTGCCACGAGTATCATCGGAAACAACGTCAAATTATATCAAGGTGTCACACTGGGAGCCAAGAGTTTCCCGCTGGATGCCGACGGAAAACCAATCAAGGGAATCCCCCGCCATCCGATCCTGGAAGACAATGTGATTGTCTATTCCAACGCCACTATTCTGGGAAGAATCACCATCGGGCGTGATGCAACCGTAGGTGGTAATATCTGGGTAACGGAAAACGTTCCCGCAGGATCAAAAATCGTACAAACTAAAGC